The Magnetospirillum sp. genome includes a region encoding these proteins:
- a CDS encoding catalase: MKLKRAVFALSSAVFAASVPAFTQPAFAQTADPGQIVEIQRTLAGNQKARPSGAKGQCFAGTFTPTAEAAGLSKSAIFAKTSPVVARLSVGGGNPKVADATKAVNRGFSFRIDDGGRAETEFVMVNAPINFVKSPDQMLAFLQARLPGPDGRPDAEKIRAFTEANPETTAQGRYLASKPVPGSWVGVNYWGIHGYTLTNAAGATRLVKFKMVPVGGEVGLTDAEAAAKPADFLVDDIKARIAANTAAFDMVVVFGRAGDEATNATQQWPDEDQRPTTRLGRLALTALEKNESCDERIFDPLNLADGIAGPANDPLFTARQPAYAVSISQRN; this comes from the coding sequence ATGAAACTCAAACGCGCCGTTTTCGCGCTGTCGTCGGCCGTGTTTGCCGCAAGCGTCCCCGCTTTCACCCAGCCCGCCTTCGCCCAGACTGCCGATCCGGGCCAAATCGTCGAGATCCAGCGCACGCTCGCCGGCAACCAAAAGGCCCGGCCGAGCGGCGCCAAGGGCCAGTGTTTTGCCGGCACGTTCACGCCCACGGCGGAAGCTGCCGGCCTCAGCAAGTCCGCGATTTTCGCAAAGACCTCGCCGGTCGTGGCCCGCCTGTCGGTCGGCGGCGGCAATCCCAAAGTCGCCGACGCGACCAAGGCGGTCAATCGTGGCTTCTCTTTCCGGATCGACGATGGCGGCCGTGCGGAGACCGAGTTCGTGATGGTTAATGCGCCGATAAACTTCGTGAAATCGCCCGACCAGATGCTGGCGTTTCTGCAGGCGCGTCTGCCGGGGCCCGACGGCCGCCCGGATGCGGAGAAGATCAGGGCTTTCACCGAAGCCAATCCCGAAACCACCGCGCAAGGCCGCTATCTTGCGAGCAAGCCGGTGCCGGGCTCTTGGGTCGGCGTGAACTACTGGGGTATCCACGGCTATACTTTGACCAATGCGGCGGGTGCAACGCGTTTGGTGAAGTTCAAGATGGTGCCGGTCGGCGGCGAAGTCGGTCTCACCGATGCGGAAGCCGCAGCCAAGCCTGCCGATTTCCTCGTCGACGACATCAAGGCGCGTATCGCCGCCAACACCGCCGCTTTCGACATGGTGGTCGTTTTCGGCCGCGCGGGCGACGAGGCCACGAATGCCACCCAGCAATGGCCGGACGAAGATCAGCGGCCCACGACCCGGCTCGGCCGCCTTGCGCTCACAGCACTCGAGAAGAACGAGAGCTGCGACGAGCGCATCTTCGATCCGCTGAACCTCGCCGACGGAATCGCAGGGCCGGCGAACGATCCGCTCTTTACGGCGCGCCAACCCGCCTATGCGGTGTCGATCAGCCAACGCAATTGA
- a CDS encoding VOC family protein, producing the protein MNQRPEPGHLVLDHIAHWVPDPAAAAAALTELGFCVTPFSAQSVGDPPVPAGTGNHCVMLEGGYLEFLAPLADTPNAATLRAGIARYTGVHLIAFGTVDPIGDQARLQAGGFAPLDPVALSRPIETPEGFRQARFTVVRTKPGMMEEGRVQFVEQHTPDFLWQKRWLSHKNGATRLKRVEICVADPQAAVARYAAYTGLAATRIDDAPGLATSRGALVFRDPVATERHLGVAPPCLPWIAGYALATRPGTPARRVALPASLGGVLLFEPERDAGHGIPIDGA; encoded by the coding sequence ATGAACCAGCGCCCCGAACCAGGCCATCTTGTGCTCGACCATATCGCGCATTGGGTGCCGGATCCGGCTGCCGCCGCCGCTGCGTTGACCGAACTCGGCTTTTGCGTGACGCCGTTTTCGGCGCAAAGCGTGGGCGATCCGCCCGTCCCAGCCGGCACCGGCAACCATTGCGTGATGCTCGAAGGCGGCTATCTCGAATTCCTGGCCCCGCTTGCCGATACGCCGAATGCCGCCACCTTGCGCGCCGGCATTGCGCGCTACACGGGCGTGCATCTGATCGCGTTCGGCACCGTCGATCCGATTGGCGACCAAGCGCGCCTGCAGGCGGGCGGCTTTGCGCCGCTCGATCCGGTAGCGTTGAGCCGTCCGATCGAAACGCCGGAAGGGTTTCGCCAAGCGCGCTTCACGGTCGTGCGCACCAAACCGGGCATGATGGAAGAGGGGCGCGTGCAGTTCGTCGAACAGCACACGCCGGATTTTTTGTGGCAGAAGCGGTGGCTCAGCCACAAAAATGGGGCGACGCGATTGAAGCGTGTGGAAATTTGCGTCGCCGATCCGCAGGCGGCCGTGGCGCGTTATGCCGCCTATACGGGCTTGGCAGCGACTCGTATCGACGATGCGCCGGGGCTTGCCACGTCGCGCGGCGCACTCGTGTTCCGCGATCCGGTGGCGACCGAGCGGCACTTGGGCGTCGCACCGCCCTGCCTGCCCTGGATTGCGGGCTACGCACTCGCGACGCGACCCGGCACGCCTGCTCGGCGCGTTGCCCTGCCGGCAAGTTTGGGGGGCGTTTTGCTGTTCGAACCCGAGCGCGATGCCGGGCACGGAATTCCGATCGACGGCGCGTAA
- a CDS encoding MBL fold metallo-hydrolase, whose translation MEIVLLGTGCPQCDPARRGPSNLVRARGLQFLVDCGSGVTQRLVEAGGRGADIDALFLTHLHTDHVVDFYQLVISSWHQGRARSQRVFGPPGTKAFVEGTMALFEPERRLRIAHEQRGSVAAFEIETVEIAPGTVFDEGGVRVMAVAVAHAPVRHAFGFVFEADDCKAVFSGDTAFCPALIAAARDADVLVHECFVHRELQPVPGVRTAATVAAVASYHTRSDEVGRVAAQANAKLLVLNHFVPTRFDRNAVLDEVAHDYAGPIAVGEDLMRFDCATRRLAHRDFHLQLGRAP comes from the coding sequence ATGGAAATCGTGCTGCTCGGAACGGGCTGTCCGCAATGCGACCCGGCGCGTCGCGGGCCGTCCAACTTGGTGCGTGCGCGCGGGCTGCAGTTCCTCGTCGATTGCGGCTCGGGCGTCACGCAGCGTCTCGTCGAAGCGGGCGGCCGCGGGGCCGATATCGACGCGTTGTTTTTGACGCATCTGCACACCGACCATGTCGTCGATTTCTACCAGCTTGTGATCTCGAGCTGGCATCAGGGCCGCGCGCGCTCGCAGCGCGTGTTCGGGCCGCCGGGCACCAAGGCCTTCGTCGAAGGCACGATGGCTTTGTTTGAGCCTGAGCGGCGTTTGCGCATCGCGCACGAGCAGCGCGGCTCGGTGGCGGCCTTCGAAATCGAAACGGTCGAGATCGCGCCGGGTACTGTGTTCGACGAGGGCGGCGTGCGCGTAATGGCCGTGGCCGTTGCACACGCACCGGTGCGCCACGCATTCGGCTTCGTCTTCGAAGCCGACGACTGCAAGGCCGTCTTCAGCGGCGACACGGCCTTTTGCCCGGCCTTGATCGCGGCCGCACGCGACGCCGACGTATTGGTCCACGAATGCTTCGTGCATCGCGAATTGCAGCCGGTTCCCGGCGTGCGCACGGCCGCGACGGTTGCGGCCGTGGCCTCATACCATACGCGGTCCGACGAGGTCGGCCGCGTGGCGGCCCAGGCGAATGCGAAGCTGCTCGTGCTCAATCATTTTGTGCCCACGCGCTTCGACCGCAATGCCGTGCTGGACGAGGTTGCGCACGACTATGCGGGGCCGATCGCCGTCGGCGAAGATCTGATGCGCTTCGATTGTGCGACGCGGCGTTTGGCACATCGCGATTTCCATCTGCAGCTTGGACGCGCCCCATGA
- the phnD gene encoding phosphate/phosphite/phosphonate ABC transporter substrate-binding protein gives MLKHLLAAAIALVACAATPAKADWRASFKELRFGITSAENEADTLVRFDAFAGYMRAKLGVPVTVRRGNDYAAVVEALAARQVEFARMGPAAYARAVQLMGEDIVPIAKDMDLDGAVGYHSVVVVRADSPYRTLADLRGKSVAFADPNSASGFVAPSYFMAKEGLVPARHFARTGFAGNHETGVLAVVGNQYDAAATWWNNAERSNITRMEEKKMIPAGAVRIVWRSPLIPNSPWVARKLPDDLMAAYRDALLAMPVDAPDVWKGIVDGKMLKPVAATRSEYDDMIRMIEENQRTRRGL, from the coding sequence ATGCTGAAGCATCTGCTTGCGGCCGCAATCGCGCTCGTCGCATGCGCCGCCACGCCCGCCAAGGCCGATTGGCGCGCCTCGTTCAAAGAATTGCGCTTCGGCATCACGAGTGCCGAAAACGAAGCCGACACGCTGGTGCGGTTCGATGCGTTTGCAGGCTATATGCGCGCCAAGCTCGGCGTGCCGGTCACGGTCCGGCGCGGCAACGACTATGCGGCCGTCGTTGAAGCTTTGGCCGCCCGCCAGGTCGAGTTTGCGCGCATGGGACCGGCCGCCTATGCGCGTGCGGTGCAGCTGATGGGCGAAGACATCGTGCCGATCGCCAAGGACATGGATCTCGACGGAGCCGTCGGCTACCACTCTGTCGTGGTCGTGCGCGCGGACTCGCCCTACCGCACGCTTGCCGATCTGCGCGGCAAGAGCGTTGCGTTTGCCGATCCGAATTCGGCCTCGGGCTTCGTCGCCCCAAGTTATTTCATGGCCAAAGAGGGCCTTGTCCCCGCCCGCCATTTCGCGCGCACGGGCTTTGCTGGCAACCACGAGACCGGCGTTTTGGCTGTGGTCGGCAACCAGTACGATGCGGCCGCGACGTGGTGGAACAATGCCGAGCGCAGCAACATCACGCGCATGGAAGAAAAGAAGATGATCCCGGCGGGGGCCGTGCGCATTGTGTGGCGCTCGCCGCTGATCCCCAATTCGCCGTGGGTCGCGCGCAAACTGCCCGACGATCTGATGGCCGCCTATCGCGACGCGTTGCTCGCGATGCCGGTCGACGCACCCGATGTGTGGAAGGGCATCGTCGACGGCAAGATGCTGAAGCCTGTCGCGGCCACGCGCAGCGAATACGACGACATGATCCGCATGATCGAAGAAAACCAGCGCACTCGTCGCGGGCTCTAG
- a CDS encoding ABC transporter ATP-binding protein, which yields MAFLELDALSARYGKNTVVANLSLAAEKGEFLSILGPSGCGKTTTLRMIAGFVAPSAGAIRVAGRAIQDVAPHQRNIGYVFQNYALFPHLTVRENVAFGLRMRHVAKAAQGERADKALDLVGLGHLGDRYPAQLSGGQQQRVALARALVIEPDLLLLDEPLSNLDAALRGQMRSEIRALQRRLQITTVFVTHDQAEALAMSDRIAVMDHGRLVEAATPQALCDAPNHGFTAEFLGARTVVAGARAGGIFALPEGARCAVGADMPDNATRIVLRAARLHLSEGLRPARFMASGTVRDVAYLGDFYDVAVAAANTTIRVIRPSSETLPAVGAACFLSGDDDAVAWLAD from the coding sequence ATGGCTTTTCTGGAACTCGACGCGCTCAGCGCCCGCTACGGCAAAAACACCGTGGTGGCCAATCTCAGCCTTGCGGCCGAGAAGGGCGAATTTTTGTCGATTCTGGGCCCTTCGGGCTGCGGCAAAACCACGACTTTGCGCATGATCGCGGGGTTTGTGGCGCCGTCGGCCGGGGCCATCCGCGTGGCAGGCCGTGCGATCCAGGACGTGGCCCCGCACCAGCGCAATATCGGCTACGTGTTCCAGAACTACGCGCTGTTCCCGCACCTGACCGTGCGCGAGAACGTCGCTTTCGGCCTGCGCATGCGCCATGTCGCCAAAGCCGCCCAAGGCGAGCGTGCAGACAAAGCGCTCGATCTGGTCGGGCTCGGGCATTTGGGCGACCGGTACCCGGCGCAGCTTTCCGGCGGCCAGCAGCAGCGCGTGGCGCTTGCGCGCGCCCTTGTGATCGAACCCGATCTTCTGCTGCTCGACGAGCCCTTGTCCAATCTCGATGCCGCGTTGCGCGGCCAGATGCGCAGCGAAATCCGCGCGCTGCAGCGTCGCCTGCAAATCACGACCGTCTTCGTCACGCACGACCAGGCCGAAGCGCTCGCCATGTCCGACCGTATCGCCGTCATGGACCATGGCCGCTTGGTCGAGGCGGCAACGCCGCAAGCTTTGTGCGATGCGCCCAACCACGGCTTCACGGCCGAATTTCTGGGTGCCCGCACGGTCGTGGCCGGTGCGCGAGCAGGCGGCATCTTTGCGCTGCCCGAAGGGGCGCGCTGCGCGGTCGGCGCCGACATGCCCGACAACGCCACGCGCATCGTGCTGCGCGCCGCGCGCTTGCATCTTTCCGAAGGTTTGCGGCCCGCACGCTTCATGGCGAGCGGGACGGTGCGCGACGTCGCCTATCTCGGCGACTTCTACGACGTCGCCGTTGCGGCCGCGAACACTACGATCCGCGTAATCCGCCCGAGCAGCGAGACGCTGCCAGCGGTGGGGGCGGCCTGTTTCCTGTCCGGCGACGACGATGCCGTTGCCTGGCTTGCCGATTGA